From a region of the Odoribacter splanchnicus DSM 20712 genome:
- the rsfS gene encoding ribosome silencing factor — MLKTEQVVNKIIEALEDNKAHRIVKIDLRKIENCFCSFFVICHGTSGTHIAGLTDAVEEKVREDLDERPFHIEGLNAAQWVVVDYGDIVVHIFEKELRDYYQLEDFWADAQITEIAGEPEMLTYSGYHTTNGTN, encoded by the coding sequence ATGTTAAAAACGGAACAGGTAGTAAATAAAATTATTGAAGCGCTGGAAGATAATAAAGCGCACCGGATTGTAAAAATCGATTTAAGAAAAATAGAAAACTGTTTTTGTAGTTTTTTCGTAATATGTCATGGAACTTCCGGCACGCATATTGCAGGGTTAACCGATGCTGTTGAAGAAAAAGTGAGAGAAGATCTGGATGAAAGGCCTTTTCATATCGAAGGATTGAATGCAGCACAATGGGTAGTCGTCGATTATGGGGATATTGTCGTACACATTTTTGAAAAAGAATTGCGCGACTATTATCAATTGGAAGATTTCTGGGCAGATGCACAGATCACCGAAATAGCCGGAGAGCCGGAAATGCTCACTTATTCCGGTTATCATACGACAAACGGAACAAATTGA